In Anopheles gambiae chromosome 2, idAnoGambNW_F1_1, whole genome shotgun sequence, a single window of DNA contains:
- the LOC1274878 gene encoding PX domain-containing protein kinase-like protein isoform X1, with the protein MALFEQTETTTKVTLDDTEACCCTIETAQTIDGHTEYVVRVQRGPYPENSWRILRRYNDFASLNKCLQISGIDLSFPGKKLIGNMRPDFIAERLNALQEYINQVLMNPILASSLPTKKFIDPDSYSTPFHDLALQYASMSLRTDGVYTLGQSLGPIGWRLRKHYFKVVHKPQGNKHSPGHSTTKHHLIKSSSQSHGKQHTTQVCVTTSTEKDYNSSTRDHSGRDDLILSWTEFGPDRYIDEKEIHTVLKNFGGVQHPYIVPIEHIASNDSGALVIRKFYKQGSLKDVLCSASPCNPFLSKYGSPKGRTPLPLKDLALYARQILEAIRFLHSKGMACGHVHCGNVIVVDGIAKLMDVENFIFGVPSFYRPFFVQHSKINTCEAIDVYGFGHLLYEMCMGYPLQDSYARQISDCPDSLKSLLESILSKDACKSSLPTLDQLTTHPFFGEYAGHFNDLYATTIAVQKPHLKFSTSAKEQLKLAVQKTENRVRDEQRSVKNQKRLVRVQEMMTSEEEKKKIKQKAKHEQKQAKLRAQNSLQLNNGPPTTGSAGITATVHLSSSTGGIVKSDSANSITSPQEALMSPPPHATDSGGSTSPQPPPSAPPIPGPLSSVPLFAADSDPTQAPGSSAPGKQLAKSISGDEPTTGNRSALLQSICNFNKSGLKKVVSPAEAGGK; encoded by the exons ATGGCACTATTTGAGCAAACCGAAACCACAACGAAGGTTACGCTAGACGACACCGAGGCCTGCTGCTGTACGATCGAAACAGCACAAACCATCGACGGGCATACG GAGTATGTGGTGCGGGTACAGCGCGGCCCGTATCCGGAAAACAGCTGGCGCATACTGCGGCGCTACAATGACTTTGCCTCGCTCAACAAGTGTTTGCAAATTTCCGGGATCGATTTGTCATTCCCCGGCAAGAAGCTAATTG GTAATATGCGCCCAGATTTCATCGCTGAACGGTTGAACGCATTACAGGAGTATATAAATCAAGTACTAATGAATCCCATTTTGGCATCATCGTTACCAACCAAAAAGTTCATCGATCCGGACAGTTACTCGACGCCGTTCCATG ATTTGGCCCTACAGTATGCGTCGATGAGCCTGCGCACCGATGGCGTGTACACGCTCGGCCAGTCGCTCGGTCCGATCGGATGGCGGCTACGCAAGCACTACTTCAAGGTGGTGCACAAACCGCAGGGCAATAAGCATTCGCCCGGCCATTCCACCACCAAGCACCATCTGATCAAGTCGAGCTCGCAGTCGCACGGCAAGCAGCACACGACGCAGGTGTGCGTGACTACCTCGACCGAGAAGGACTACAACAGCAGCACGCGGGACCACAGTGGGCGCGACGATTTGATCCTCAGCTGGACCGAGTTCGGGCCCGATCGGTACATCGACGAGAAGGAGATCCACACGGTGCTGAAAAACTTTGGCGGCGTGCAGCATCCGTACATCGTGCCGATCGAGCACATTGCATCGAACGACAGCGGCGCGCTGGTGATACGCAAGTTCTACAAGCAGGGCAGCCTGAAGGATGTGCTGTGCTCGGCCAGCCCGTGCAATCCGTTCCTATCGAAGTACGGCAGCCCGAAGGGTCGGACGCCGCTGCCGCTGAAGGATTTGGCGTTGTACGCGCGGCAGATACTGGAAGCGATTCGCTTCCTGCACTCGAAGGGTATGGCGTGCGGGCACGTGCACTGCGGTAACGTGATCGTGGTGGACGGTATCGCGAAGCTGATGGATGTGGAGAACTTCATCTTTGGCGTGCCCTCCTTCTATCGGCCGTTCTTCGTGCAGCACAGCAAGATCAACACGTGCGAAGCGATCGACGTGTACGGCTTTGGCCACCTGCTGTACGAGATGTGTATGGGTTACCCGTTGCAGGACTCGTACGCTCGCCAGATCAGCGATTGCCCGGATAGCTTAA AATCCTTGCTGGAGTCGATCCTGTCGAAGGACGCCTGCAAATCGTCGCTGCCGACGCTGGACCAGCTGACAACGCACCCGTTCTTTGGCGAGTATGCGGGCCACTTTAACGATTTGTATGCGACTACCATTGCTGTTCAGAAGCCACATCTAAAGTTCTCTACCAGCGCCAAAGAGCAGTTGAAGCTGGCGGTTCAAAAGACTGAGAATCGTGTCCGGGACGAACAGCGCTCCGTGAAGAACCAGAAGCGGCTGGTGCGGGTGCAAGAGATGATGACGTccgaggaggagaagaagaaaatcaaacagaAAGCT AAACATGAGCAGAAGCAGGCCAAGCTGCGCGCACAAAACTCTCTGCAGCTAAACAATGGGCCACCGACGACGGGTTCGGCTGGCATTACCGCAACGGTGCATCTGTCTAGCTCGACCGGCGGTATCGTCAAATCGGACAGCGCCAACAGCATTACCTCACCGCAGGAAGCACTGATGTCGCCGCCACCGCATGCGACGGACAGTGGCGGAAGCACATCGCCCCAGCCGCCCCCATCGGCGCCGCCGATACCGGGCCCACTGTCATCGGTGCCGCTGTTTGCAGCCGATTCCGACCCCACCCAAGCGCCCGGTTCCAGCGCCCCAGGTAAGCAGCTCGCGAAGTCAATTTCCGGCGACGAGCCTACTACCGGTAACCGCAGCGCACTGCTCCAATCGATTTGTAATTTTAACAAAAGCGGACTGAAAAAGGTCGTTAGTCCAGCCGAGGCGGGCGGTAAATAG
- the LOC1274878 gene encoding PX domain-containing protein kinase-like protein isoform X2, with product MALFEQTETTTKVTLDDTEACCCTIETAQTIDGHTEYVVRVQRGPYPENSWRILRRYNDFASLNKCLQISGIDLSFPGKKLIGNMRPDFIAERLNALQEYINQVLMNPILASSLPTKKFIDPDSYSTPFHDLALQYASMSLRTDGVYTLGQSLGPIGWRLRKHYFKVVHKPQGNKHSPGHSTTKHHLIKSSSQSHGKQHTTQVCVTTSTEKDYNSSTRDHSGRDDLILSWTEFGPDRYIDEKEIHTVLKNFGGVQHPYIVPIEHIASNDSGALVIRKFYKQGSLKDVLCSASPCNPFLSKYGSPKGRTPLPLKDLALYARQILEAIRFLHSKGMACGHVHCGNVIVVDGIAKLMDVENFIFGVPSFYRPFFVQHSKINTCEAIDVYGFGHLLYEMCMGYPLQDSYARQISDCPDSLKSLLESILSKDACKSSLPTLDQLTTHPFFGEYAGHFNDLYATTIAVQKPHLKFSTSAKEQLKLAVQKTENRVRDEQRSVKNQKRLVRVQEMMTSEEEKKKIKQKAKQAKLRAQNSLQLNNGPPTTGSAGITATVHLSSSTGGIVKSDSANSITSPQEALMSPPPHATDSGGSTSPQPPPSAPPIPGPLSSVPLFAADSDPTQAPGSSAPGKQLAKSISGDEPTTGNRSALLQSICNFNKSGLKKVVSPAEAGGK from the exons ATGGCACTATTTGAGCAAACCGAAACCACAACGAAGGTTACGCTAGACGACACCGAGGCCTGCTGCTGTACGATCGAAACAGCACAAACCATCGACGGGCATACG GAGTATGTGGTGCGGGTACAGCGCGGCCCGTATCCGGAAAACAGCTGGCGCATACTGCGGCGCTACAATGACTTTGCCTCGCTCAACAAGTGTTTGCAAATTTCCGGGATCGATTTGTCATTCCCCGGCAAGAAGCTAATTG GTAATATGCGCCCAGATTTCATCGCTGAACGGTTGAACGCATTACAGGAGTATATAAATCAAGTACTAATGAATCCCATTTTGGCATCATCGTTACCAACCAAAAAGTTCATCGATCCGGACAGTTACTCGACGCCGTTCCATG ATTTGGCCCTACAGTATGCGTCGATGAGCCTGCGCACCGATGGCGTGTACACGCTCGGCCAGTCGCTCGGTCCGATCGGATGGCGGCTACGCAAGCACTACTTCAAGGTGGTGCACAAACCGCAGGGCAATAAGCATTCGCCCGGCCATTCCACCACCAAGCACCATCTGATCAAGTCGAGCTCGCAGTCGCACGGCAAGCAGCACACGACGCAGGTGTGCGTGACTACCTCGACCGAGAAGGACTACAACAGCAGCACGCGGGACCACAGTGGGCGCGACGATTTGATCCTCAGCTGGACCGAGTTCGGGCCCGATCGGTACATCGACGAGAAGGAGATCCACACGGTGCTGAAAAACTTTGGCGGCGTGCAGCATCCGTACATCGTGCCGATCGAGCACATTGCATCGAACGACAGCGGCGCGCTGGTGATACGCAAGTTCTACAAGCAGGGCAGCCTGAAGGATGTGCTGTGCTCGGCCAGCCCGTGCAATCCGTTCCTATCGAAGTACGGCAGCCCGAAGGGTCGGACGCCGCTGCCGCTGAAGGATTTGGCGTTGTACGCGCGGCAGATACTGGAAGCGATTCGCTTCCTGCACTCGAAGGGTATGGCGTGCGGGCACGTGCACTGCGGTAACGTGATCGTGGTGGACGGTATCGCGAAGCTGATGGATGTGGAGAACTTCATCTTTGGCGTGCCCTCCTTCTATCGGCCGTTCTTCGTGCAGCACAGCAAGATCAACACGTGCGAAGCGATCGACGTGTACGGCTTTGGCCACCTGCTGTACGAGATGTGTATGGGTTACCCGTTGCAGGACTCGTACGCTCGCCAGATCAGCGATTGCCCGGATAGCTTAA AATCCTTGCTGGAGTCGATCCTGTCGAAGGACGCCTGCAAATCGTCGCTGCCGACGCTGGACCAGCTGACAACGCACCCGTTCTTTGGCGAGTATGCGGGCCACTTTAACGATTTGTATGCGACTACCATTGCTGTTCAGAAGCCACATCTAAAGTTCTCTACCAGCGCCAAAGAGCAGTTGAAGCTGGCGGTTCAAAAGACTGAGAATCGTGTCCGGGACGAACAGCGCTCCGTGAAGAACCAGAAGCGGCTGGTGCGGGTGCAAGAGATGATGACGTccgaggaggagaagaagaaaatcaaacagaAAGCT AAGCAGGCCAAGCTGCGCGCACAAAACTCTCTGCAGCTAAACAATGGGCCACCGACGACGGGTTCGGCTGGCATTACCGCAACGGTGCATCTGTCTAGCTCGACCGGCGGTATCGTCAAATCGGACAGCGCCAACAGCATTACCTCACCGCAGGAAGCACTGATGTCGCCGCCACCGCATGCGACGGACAGTGGCGGAAGCACATCGCCCCAGCCGCCCCCATCGGCGCCGCCGATACCGGGCCCACTGTCATCGGTGCCGCTGTTTGCAGCCGATTCCGACCCCACCCAAGCGCCCGGTTCCAGCGCCCCAGGTAAGCAGCTCGCGAAGTCAATTTCCGGCGACGAGCCTACTACCGGTAACCGCAGCGCACTGCTCCAATCGATTTGTAATTTTAACAAAAGCGGACTGAAAAAGGTCGTTAGTCCAGCCGAGGCGGGCGGTAAATAG
- the LOC1274878 gene encoding PX domain-containing protein kinase-like protein isoform X3 produces MRPDFIAERLNALQEYINQVLMNPILASSLPTKKFIDPDSYSTPFHDLALQYASMSLRTDGVYTLGQSLGPIGWRLRKHYFKVVHKPQGNKHSPGHSTTKHHLIKSSSQSHGKQHTTQVCVTTSTEKDYNSSTRDHSGRDDLILSWTEFGPDRYIDEKEIHTVLKNFGGVQHPYIVPIEHIASNDSGALVIRKFYKQGSLKDVLCSASPCNPFLSKYGSPKGRTPLPLKDLALYARQILEAIRFLHSKGMACGHVHCGNVIVVDGIAKLMDVENFIFGVPSFYRPFFVQHSKINTCEAIDVYGFGHLLYEMCMGYPLQDSYARQISDCPDSLKSLLESILSKDACKSSLPTLDQLTTHPFFGEYAGHFNDLYATTIAVQKPHLKFSTSAKEQLKLAVQKTENRVRDEQRSVKNQKRLVRVQEMMTSEEEKKKIKQKAKHEQKQAKLRAQNSLQLNNGPPTTGSAGITATVHLSSSTGGIVKSDSANSITSPQEALMSPPPHATDSGGSTSPQPPPSAPPIPGPLSSVPLFAADSDPTQAPGSSAPGKQLAKSISGDEPTTGNRSALLQSICNFNKSGLKKVVSPAEAGGK; encoded by the exons ATGCGCCCAGATTTCATCGCTGAACGGTTGAACGCATTACAGGAGTATATAAATCAAGTACTAATGAATCCCATTTTGGCATCATCGTTACCAACCAAAAAGTTCATCGATCCGGACAGTTACTCGACGCCGTTCCATG ATTTGGCCCTACAGTATGCGTCGATGAGCCTGCGCACCGATGGCGTGTACACGCTCGGCCAGTCGCTCGGTCCGATCGGATGGCGGCTACGCAAGCACTACTTCAAGGTGGTGCACAAACCGCAGGGCAATAAGCATTCGCCCGGCCATTCCACCACCAAGCACCATCTGATCAAGTCGAGCTCGCAGTCGCACGGCAAGCAGCACACGACGCAGGTGTGCGTGACTACCTCGACCGAGAAGGACTACAACAGCAGCACGCGGGACCACAGTGGGCGCGACGATTTGATCCTCAGCTGGACCGAGTTCGGGCCCGATCGGTACATCGACGAGAAGGAGATCCACACGGTGCTGAAAAACTTTGGCGGCGTGCAGCATCCGTACATCGTGCCGATCGAGCACATTGCATCGAACGACAGCGGCGCGCTGGTGATACGCAAGTTCTACAAGCAGGGCAGCCTGAAGGATGTGCTGTGCTCGGCCAGCCCGTGCAATCCGTTCCTATCGAAGTACGGCAGCCCGAAGGGTCGGACGCCGCTGCCGCTGAAGGATTTGGCGTTGTACGCGCGGCAGATACTGGAAGCGATTCGCTTCCTGCACTCGAAGGGTATGGCGTGCGGGCACGTGCACTGCGGTAACGTGATCGTGGTGGACGGTATCGCGAAGCTGATGGATGTGGAGAACTTCATCTTTGGCGTGCCCTCCTTCTATCGGCCGTTCTTCGTGCAGCACAGCAAGATCAACACGTGCGAAGCGATCGACGTGTACGGCTTTGGCCACCTGCTGTACGAGATGTGTATGGGTTACCCGTTGCAGGACTCGTACGCTCGCCAGATCAGCGATTGCCCGGATAGCTTAA AATCCTTGCTGGAGTCGATCCTGTCGAAGGACGCCTGCAAATCGTCGCTGCCGACGCTGGACCAGCTGACAACGCACCCGTTCTTTGGCGAGTATGCGGGCCACTTTAACGATTTGTATGCGACTACCATTGCTGTTCAGAAGCCACATCTAAAGTTCTCTACCAGCGCCAAAGAGCAGTTGAAGCTGGCGGTTCAAAAGACTGAGAATCGTGTCCGGGACGAACAGCGCTCCGTGAAGAACCAGAAGCGGCTGGTGCGGGTGCAAGAGATGATGACGTccgaggaggagaagaagaaaatcaaacagaAAGCT AAACATGAGCAGAAGCAGGCCAAGCTGCGCGCACAAAACTCTCTGCAGCTAAACAATGGGCCACCGACGACGGGTTCGGCTGGCATTACCGCAACGGTGCATCTGTCTAGCTCGACCGGCGGTATCGTCAAATCGGACAGCGCCAACAGCATTACCTCACCGCAGGAAGCACTGATGTCGCCGCCACCGCATGCGACGGACAGTGGCGGAAGCACATCGCCCCAGCCGCCCCCATCGGCGCCGCCGATACCGGGCCCACTGTCATCGGTGCCGCTGTTTGCAGCCGATTCCGACCCCACCCAAGCGCCCGGTTCCAGCGCCCCAGGTAAGCAGCTCGCGAAGTCAATTTCCGGCGACGAGCCTACTACCGGTAACCGCAGCGCACTGCTCCAATCGATTTGTAATTTTAACAAAAGCGGACTGAAAAAGGTCGTTAGTCCAGCCGAGGCGGGCGGTAAATAG
- the LOC1274879 gene encoding nucleoporin seh1, which produces MSNANQPLPGTIAGNGLGKRIAHTFWHAGIRHTRLAMFETQIIHTEHKDVIHDVAYDYYGQRMATCSSDQYVKVWDQNEQGVWSVTASWKSHSGSVWRLSWAHPEFGQVLATSSFDRTVSVWEETVGEKTNPAMPPLKRWVRRTNLVDSRTSVTDVKFAPKSQGLMLAACSADGIIRIYEAPDIMNLSQWTLSHEISVKIPLSCLTWNPSMFRLHPPMIAAGSDDSSQSTGGKVFIFEYSENARRWAKTETINSITEPVHDIAFAPNVGRSYHILAVASKDVQIFNLKPILDPTANSRLEIQAAAQFGDHYCTVWRVTWNITGTMLASTGDDGCVRMWKMNYLKNWRCAAVLKAENSESAPETSVTASLKSSIVNATAKYYKRGTISHPGQVPRH; this is translated from the exons ATGTCAAACGCTAATCAGCCACTGCCGGGAACGATTGCTGGAAACGGGCTCGGAAAACGCATCGCACACACTTTTTGGCACGCAGGAATACGACATACACGCCTAGCCATGTTTGAAACACAAATCATCCACACCGAGCACAAGGACGTGATACACGATGTGGCCTACGATTACTATGGCCAGCGGATGGCGACCTGCAGCAGCGACCAGTACGTGAAG GTGTGGGACCAGAACGAGCAGGGCGTGTGGAGCGTAACGGCCAGCTGGAAATCACACTCCGGCTCGGTGTGGCGCCTGTCCTGGGCGCATCCCGAGTTCGGGCAGGTGCTGGCGACCAGCTCGTTCGACCGCACCGTCTCGGTGTGGGAGGAGACGGTGGGCGAAAAGACAAACCCGGCCATGCCGCCGCTAAAGCGCTGGGTGCGCCGCACCAACCTGGTCGACTCGCGCACGAGCGTGACGGACGTGAAGTTTGCGCCCAAGTCGCAGGGCCTGATGCTGGCGGCATGCTCGGCCGACGGCATCATCCGCATCTACGAGGCGCCGGACATTATGAACCTCTCCCAGTGGACGCTTTCGCACGAGATCAGCGTTAAGATACCGCTCAGCTGCCTCACGTGGAATCCGTCCATGTTCCGGCTGCACCCGCCAATGATTGCGGCCGGCAGTGACGACTCGTCGCAGAGCACCGGCGGCAAGGTGTTCATCTTCGAGTACAGCGAGAACGCGCGGCGCTGGGCCAAGACGGAGACGATCAACTCGATCACCGAGCCGGTGCACGATATTGCGTTCGCCCCGAACGTCGGTCGGAGCTACCACATCCTGGCGGTCGCTAGCAAGGATGTGCAAATTTTTAACCTCAAACCAATCCT CGATCCAACGGCAAACTCAAGACTGGAAATACAGGCGGCCGCCCAGTTCGGGGACCACTACTGTACGGTGTGGCGCGTTACGTGGAACATTACCGGCACCATGCTAGCCTCGACCGGCGATGATGGGTGTGTTCGGATGTGGAAAA TGAATTATTTGAAAAACTGGCGCTGCGCAGCGGTCCTCAAGGCAGAAAACTCCGAATCGGCCCCGGAAACGTCGGTGACCGCTTCCCTCAAGTCGAGCATAGTGAATGCAACGGCCAAGTACTACAAGCGAGGCACAATCAGCCATCCCGGGCAGGTTCCACGGCATTAG